From a region of the Spelaeicoccus albus genome:
- the nagB gene encoding glucosamine-6-phosphate deaminase, whose translation MEVIILSDPGRIAGLVADAVERRVRATPSSVLGLATGSSPLKIYEELIRRHRQSGLSFADAHAFLLDEYIGIPRSHDQSYYSVIRREFTNHIDIPAERVHSPNGESDDIAGEGARYDESIRAAGGIDIQLLGIGTDGHIGFNEPASSLRSRTRVKTLTEQTREDNARFFPSMSDVPRHVLTQGLGTISESRQAVLVATGAAKAEAVAAAVEGPVSAICPASVLQLHEHAAVIVDEAAGSALELADYYKHTYANRPKWQEL comes from the coding sequence GTGGAAGTAATTATTCTGTCCGATCCGGGCCGAATTGCGGGGTTGGTCGCGGACGCCGTCGAACGCCGCGTGCGCGCCACGCCGTCCTCGGTGCTGGGCCTTGCTACCGGCTCGTCGCCGCTGAAGATCTATGAAGAACTGATCCGCCGGCACCGGCAATCCGGCTTGTCATTTGCCGACGCCCACGCGTTCTTGCTCGACGAATACATTGGCATCCCGCGCAGCCACGACCAGTCGTACTATTCGGTGATCCGCCGCGAATTCACCAACCACATCGACATTCCCGCCGAGCGCGTCCATTCACCCAACGGCGAATCGGACGATATTGCCGGCGAAGGAGCACGGTACGACGAATCGATTCGCGCAGCCGGCGGAATCGACATTCAACTGCTCGGCATCGGTACGGACGGGCACATCGGCTTCAACGAGCCCGCCTCGTCATTGCGCTCGCGCACCAGGGTGAAGACCCTCACCGAGCAGACCCGCGAGGACAACGCCCGCTTCTTTCCCTCGATGTCCGACGTGCCCCGGCACGTGCTGACGCAGGGCCTCGGCACGATCTCGGAGTCGCGGCAAGCAGTCCTTGTCGCGACGGGGGCCGCCAAGGCCGAGGCCGTCGCCGCGGCAGTCGAGGGGCCGGTCTCGGCAATCTGCCCGGCGTCCGTGCTTCAACTGCACGAGCATGCGGCAGTCATCGTCGACGAGGCGGCCGGTTCGGCACTCGAACTCGCCGACTACTACAAGCACACGTACGCCAACCGGCCGAAGTGGCAGGAGCTGTAA
- a CDS encoding transporter has protein sequence MVAHLVRLKLQLLKGSLRGRTGRIIVLIIGALYGLMIVGFGVVGLVALRLFGNPEVSRIVLVCGGSLAVLGWLLLPLFAFGIDETLDPLRFQTFAIPMKRLVTGLFAASFVSVPAAATTLLLLVTTVTWSYSVPAVLVAVIGALLGAGTCVAVSRAATSAVSSALASRRWRDVLSIIGLVAVVAFGPVVNLVTQHRMSIDDGPLTGVATVLGWTPLGFAFAAPADAATGHLPLAILRLVLAAATLGLLLLAWTSALKRTLERGPTHRQVSTGLSSGLGWFSTLPGTPSGAIAARTVTYWRRDPRYFGSIAMLVLLPLIVVVYSLVVSDSGTVASGAYLAVAPIVAYMIGWGVHSDVSMDNTAFALHVSSGVSGRADRIGRLAPWLVVGLPVVVIYAVAASGLTGRWDLLPATIGLSACLLGAGLGLSAVTSVTIPYPSPGPGDSPFRTPPGATGITMLVQFATLAAVVVLSLPILVTALIAMFAAPGIGWIVLPAGVVLGGVYLVVGVRLGASTFDRRAPDILARIHGFASS, from the coding sequence ATGGTTGCGCACCTCGTCCGACTGAAGCTGCAGCTGCTCAAAGGCTCCCTGCGCGGGCGCACCGGGCGCATAATCGTCCTGATCATCGGGGCGCTCTACGGGTTGATGATCGTCGGTTTCGGCGTTGTCGGTCTCGTTGCGCTGCGGCTCTTCGGCAACCCCGAGGTCTCTCGGATCGTGCTGGTCTGCGGCGGTTCGCTCGCGGTGCTCGGGTGGCTCCTGCTACCGCTTTTCGCATTTGGGATCGACGAGACACTGGACCCGCTGCGGTTTCAAACTTTCGCCATCCCCATGAAACGGCTCGTGACCGGCCTGTTCGCGGCGTCTTTTGTATCCGTCCCGGCCGCGGCGACGACGCTGTTGCTGCTGGTCACGACGGTCACCTGGTCGTATTCGGTGCCGGCAGTGCTCGTTGCCGTGATCGGGGCCCTGCTCGGCGCCGGAACCTGCGTGGCGGTTTCGCGCGCCGCGACGTCGGCCGTGTCCTCCGCCTTGGCCAGCCGCCGGTGGCGCGACGTGCTGTCCATCATCGGGCTCGTGGCCGTCGTGGCATTCGGTCCGGTCGTGAACCTGGTGACGCAGCACCGGATGTCCATCGACGACGGCCCGTTGACCGGGGTGGCTACCGTTCTGGGCTGGACGCCGCTCGGCTTCGCGTTCGCGGCGCCGGCGGACGCCGCAACCGGGCACCTGCCGCTTGCGATCCTTCGTCTTGTTTTGGCGGCCGCCACGCTCGGCTTGCTGCTGTTGGCCTGGACGTCGGCGCTGAAGCGCACCCTCGAGCGGGGCCCGACCCATCGTCAAGTCTCCACCGGTCTGTCCAGCGGACTCGGCTGGTTCTCCACATTGCCGGGGACGCCGTCCGGTGCCATTGCCGCGCGCACGGTCACGTACTGGCGCCGCGACCCGCGCTATTTCGGGTCGATCGCAATGCTCGTGCTGCTGCCGCTGATCGTCGTTGTCTATTCGCTCGTCGTTTCCGACTCCGGGACGGTCGCGTCCGGCGCCTATTTGGCTGTCGCTCCGATCGTCGCCTACATGATCGGTTGGGGCGTGCATTCGGACGTGTCGATGGACAACACGGCCTTTGCGCTGCACGTCTCGTCCGGCGTGAGCGGCCGCGCCGACCGGATCGGGCGCCTGGCGCCGTGGCTCGTCGTCGGCCTGCCCGTCGTCGTGATCTATGCCGTCGCGGCGTCCGGACTGACGGGCAGATGGGACCTGTTGCCGGCCACCATCGGGTTGAGCGCGTGCTTGCTCGGCGCCGGGCTCGGCCTGTCGGCGGTCACGAGCGTGACGATTCCCTATCCGTCTCCGGGGCCGGGGGACAGCCCGTTTCGCACTCCTCCCGGAGCGACGGGAATCACCATGCTCGTACAATTCGCGACCCTGGCAGCGGTTGTCGTGCTGTCGCTTCCGATCCTCGTCACAGCCCTCATTGCGATGTTCGCGGCTCCGGGGATCGGGTGGATCGTGCTGCCGGCGGGAGTCGTGCTCGGCGGCGTGTACCTGGTCGTGGGAGTGCGCCTGGGCGCGTCCACGTTCGATCGGCGCGCCCCGGACATCCTGGCCCGAATTCACGGGTTCGCCTCCAGCTAG
- a CDS encoding ABC transporter ATP-binding protein: MTDHSPPPEYAQAAVSLRGLSKFYSGKPAANNVWLDVPAGSYYGLVGPNGAGKTTTLSMATGLLRPDSGTAHVLGHDVWADPVGAKRRLGILPDGVRLFERLTGAQLITYAGLLRGMPPDVVDARCTDLLRALGLKEAAGKLVADYSAGMTKKVALASALVHAPRVLVLDEPFEAVDPVSAKNIRQILDGFVGSGGTVILSSHVMDLVERTCDHVAIVIDGTIQAAGTVDDVRAGGTLEDRFVAMAGGRSDNGEGLQWLRTSSD, from the coding sequence ATGACGGATCATTCCCCACCGCCGGAATATGCCCAGGCCGCGGTTTCTCTTCGCGGCCTCAGCAAGTTCTACAGCGGCAAACCCGCTGCCAACAACGTCTGGCTCGACGTGCCGGCCGGCTCGTACTACGGGCTCGTCGGCCCGAACGGCGCCGGCAAGACCACGACGCTGTCCATGGCCACGGGGCTGTTGCGCCCGGACTCCGGCACTGCTCACGTCCTCGGCCACGATGTATGGGCAGACCCGGTCGGGGCCAAACGACGGCTCGGGATTTTGCCCGACGGCGTCAGACTATTCGAGCGTTTGACCGGGGCCCAGCTGATCACTTACGCCGGTTTGCTGCGCGGCATGCCCCCGGACGTCGTCGACGCACGCTGCACAGACCTGTTGCGCGCCCTGGGACTCAAGGAGGCCGCCGGCAAGCTCGTCGCCGACTACTCGGCCGGCATGACCAAGAAGGTGGCCTTGGCGAGCGCCCTGGTGCACGCTCCGCGGGTCCTCGTGCTCGATGAACCGTTCGAAGCAGTCGACCCCGTTTCCGCCAAAAATATCCGTCAGATACTGGATGGCTTCGTCGGATCCGGCGGCACAGTCATTTTGTCGTCGCACGTGATGGACCTCGTCGAACGGACCTGCGATCACGTGGCAATAGTCATCGACGGGACCATCCAAGCAGCCGGCACCGTGGACGACGTCCGCGCCGGCGGCACGCTTGAAGACCGTTTCGTCGCGATGGCCGGCGGGCGCTCCGACAACGGCGAGGGGTTGCAATGGTTGCGCACCTCGTCCGACTGA